From a single Vibrio toranzoniae genomic region:
- a CDS encoding DUF2750 domain-containing protein, with protein MSKLTADTQANLELFVSETQETKLVWGLRNEEGWLACDSTEFETSEVMPFWSSKEDALAHNVEEWADFEVLEIPLDIFVEDWLLTLAEDGVLVGTNWNASLEGKELEPSDLAKLYI; from the coding sequence ATGAGCAAACTAACAGCTGATACTCAAGCAAACCTAGAACTTTTCGTTTCAGAAACACAAGAGACAAAACTTGTATGGGGCCTTCGCAATGAAGAAGGTTGGCTAGCATGTGACTCAACTGAATTCGAAACTAGCGAAGTTATGCCATTTTGGTCATCAAAAGAAGATGCTCTCGCTCATAATGTAGAAGAGTGGGCTGACTTTGAAGTACTAGAAATTCCACTTGATATTTTTGTGGAAGATTGGTTACTGACTCTTGCTGAAGATGGTGTTCTTGTTGGTACTAACTGGAATGCAAGCTTAGAAGGTAAAGAACTAGAGCCTTCGGACCTAGCGAAATTATACATCTAA
- a CDS encoding OmpA family protein translates to MKLLEAVFPLCLFVASANILADTNDEEFEYRALPESVQSYDLEDDDNDGVINARDLCIDTQIGAEIDNDGCGSYFESTEEKELHILFANNSTEINPVFLGQIRQMAAFLKRYESTTIRLQGYASKVGNSAHNLDLSKKRASNVRRALISNGIQPSRVTIIGYGDTVFDSEGTKISHALNRKVVASVAGFKGNIKEEWHIFTKLGR, encoded by the coding sequence ATGAAGCTACTAGAAGCTGTATTTCCGCTCTGTCTATTTGTTGCTTCCGCCAACATTTTAGCTGACACAAACGATGAAGAGTTCGAATATCGAGCGCTCCCAGAGAGCGTGCAAAGTTATGATCTAGAAGACGATGACAACGATGGTGTTATCAACGCCCGTGATTTATGTATTGATACACAAATTGGCGCAGAGATAGATAATGATGGCTGTGGCTCTTATTTCGAGTCTACGGAGGAGAAAGAACTTCATATATTATTTGCCAACAACTCAACAGAAATTAATCCTGTTTTCCTTGGTCAAATCCGTCAAATGGCAGCGTTTTTAAAACGTTATGAAAGTACCACTATTCGCCTGCAAGGTTACGCCAGCAAAGTCGGAAATTCGGCTCATAACTTAGATCTATCTAAAAAACGAGCATCAAATGTGAGACGAGCTCTAATTAGCAACGGTATTCAACCATCTAGAGTGACTATTATTGGTTATGGGGATACCGTTTTCGATAGCGAGGGGACCAAAATCAGCCACGCATTAAACCGAAAAGTCGTTGCTTCCGTTGCTGGATTTAAAGGCAATATTAAAGAAGAATGGCATATCTTCACAAAACTTGGAAGGTAG
- a CDS encoding TolC family outer membrane protein yields MSLPAAAQTLEQAVAFTLEGNPEIKSAYNEYVSKRYLNDASGGAYRPSIDLDGGIGYEHTDLVTNQNTTDLTRKEATITLTQLIWDGANTSNDIDRTAADAESVRYQLLSNAQDIALEVTKVYLDAVKAYEVLTLSENNLATHKDIYSDIKKRVESGIGSTADMSQVEARIAKAHGNLLAAQNNLFDTHTQFKRIVGQSPLGLVFPRADAGAIPYTVDGALAKAFNQHPVIKIAQADVDSAKFQYKQSKSSNYPTVSFEAAQTWRDDAGGNEGSSDEFSAMVRLRYNLYNGGSDQDRAESAAYQLNKAKDLRESTYRNVEESLRLSWSALDLTVQQKEFLSDHVDSASDTVISYEKQYRIGKRTLLDLLNTENELFEARKGYLDAKYDEQYAKYRVMNATGNLLTGLRVDIPQEWNEKVEY; encoded by the coding sequence ATTAGCTTACCGGCGGCAGCGCAAACCTTAGAACAAGCCGTCGCGTTTACTCTAGAAGGGAATCCTGAAATTAAAAGTGCGTATAACGAGTACGTGAGTAAACGTTACCTAAACGATGCTTCCGGTGGTGCTTATCGACCGAGCATAGATTTGGATGGTGGGATTGGCTATGAGCACACGGATCTCGTCACTAACCAGAACACGACAGATCTGACTCGAAAGGAAGCGACGATTACTTTGACTCAGTTAATTTGGGATGGCGCAAATACTTCCAACGATATTGATCGTACCGCGGCTGATGCAGAATCTGTTCGTTACCAATTACTCTCCAACGCCCAAGATATCGCTCTCGAGGTAACCAAAGTATACCTTGATGCTGTGAAAGCTTATGAAGTGCTCACCCTTTCTGAAAACAACCTAGCAACACACAAGGATATCTACAGCGACATTAAAAAACGTGTCGAATCTGGTATTGGCTCTACAGCAGATATGTCCCAAGTAGAAGCTCGTATTGCTAAAGCTCATGGTAATTTACTCGCAGCGCAAAATAATTTGTTTGATACACATACTCAGTTTAAGCGTATTGTTGGACAGTCACCTTTAGGTTTAGTGTTTCCGCGAGCGGACGCTGGAGCAATTCCTTACACCGTAGATGGCGCTCTTGCGAAAGCTTTCAACCAACATCCTGTTATCAAAATTGCACAAGCCGATGTGGACTCAGCTAAGTTCCAATATAAACAATCTAAAAGCTCAAATTACCCGACCGTTTCTTTTGAAGCAGCTCAAACCTGGCGTGACGATGCTGGCGGTAATGAAGGTAGCAGCGATGAGTTTTCTGCTATGGTTCGTTTAAGGTACAACCTGTATAACGGTGGTTCAGACCAAGACCGTGCAGAAAGTGCAGCTTACCAACTCAACAAGGCCAAAGACCTTCGCGAGAGCACTTACCGTAATGTAGAAGAGAGTTTACGCCTCTCGTGGAGCGCTCTGGATTTAACCGTACAACAAAAAGAGTTCTTATCAGACCACGTAGACTCAGCATCAGATACGGTTATCTCTTACGAGAAGCAATACCGCATCGGTAAACGAACACTTCTCGATTTACTTAACACTGAGAATGAACTCTTTGAAGCTCGTAAAGGTTATTTAGATGCCAAGTATGATGAACAATATGCTAAATATCGGGTCATGAACGCGACCGGTAATTTGCTGACAGGTTTACGTGTCGATATCCCACAAGAATGGAATGAAAAGGTAGAATATTAA